Proteins co-encoded in one Capsicum annuum cultivar UCD-10X-F1 chromosome 9, UCD10Xv1.1, whole genome shotgun sequence genomic window:
- the LOC107843167 gene encoding signal recognition particle 14 kDa protein has translation MVRLQPDPFLNELTSMFERTTEHGSVWVTLKHSSDKSKAQRNKMKTAGENIEFKCLIRATDGKKNISTMVGAKDHQRFQASYAILLKARLTALKKRERKDKRKLAADSDKKIESSKKKSAAPKAST, from the exons ATg GTACGGTTACAGCCAGACCCATTTCTCAATGAACTGACAAGTATGTTTGAGCGAACTACTGAACATGGTTCCGTTTGGGTTACTCTCAAACACT CTTCTGATAAATCTAAAGCCCAGCGGAATAAGATGAAGACAGCTGGGGAAAATATTGAATTTAAGTGCCTCATCCGAGCAACTGATGGTAAAAAGAATATTTCCACAATG GTTGGAGCAAAAGATCACCAGCGTTTCCAAGCATCTTATGCAATTTTGCTGAAGGCCCGGTTGACTGCACTAAAGAAGAGGGAGAGGAAGGACAAGAGGAAGCTGGCTGCTGACTCTGACAAAAAGATAGAGAGTTCAAAAAAGAAATCTGCTGCTCCCAAGGCCTCTACATGA